GCGCCTTTTCTTCCTTTGCGATTTGGCGCAGCACCTCTTTAGCCTTGGCATCCCAAGCTGTACCCACGAGTAAAGTGTTCAAATCCTTGAACATCTGTCCACGTTCCTTGCTTGGCAATGAGAGTATTCTTTCGGCTATCACATCAAGAGGGATGGAGTTAGTACCAGAAGATTTTGCCACCATTGATGGGCGATGCTGCTCTTGTGCCTTTTGAGAAGAAACAAGATGTTCTGCATTTGGCGTAACTTGTGTAGCTGTGTCAGCATTAATGTCAAAAGTACCATAGCATTTCTTGAACTCCATCATAGCTGAATGTACTTTCTCGTAATAGTGGCAACCTTTGATATGTTCACGCAAAGAGCGCAAGAAAACTCGCTCAAATGAGGAGAGTGTCGGCACTACGGAAAGTATGCCCATCAATAGGCACGCCACGAACTCCGTGGCATCGTCATTCTGTAATTCCTTTTGCAAACGAGCATACCAATACCTCACGTACGACATATCCATTTTGAGCGTGGTGTAAGTACGTGGTTTGGAGCCGTGCAACAGGGCATATTGTCTATAGACTTCATTTAGCACTTTTATCTCGGTGCATTTACACATACTGGCTTTCTTGTTGTTTGCCAAGTAATGCTTGTAAAGATGATGCAGTTCAAGATTTAGTGCATTTCCTTTGAGAAAATCTTGAAGAGATGTCTTTTCTGTGTATAAGAGTTCTCTTTCCAATTTTGTTTTTGTTATAGGGTTTTGAGGAATATTCCTATTGTCTTCGACTCGTTTTCGTCGGCTGCCGTCAGGGTGATGGTCTTGTACTTGGGATTCAAGGAGCGCAACTCCACCTTGGCATTTTGCGAACGACCGTATGGGTTGAACGAGTTCTCGCAATGATATTTCTTGATGGTATAGAGACCGTCATAATCAGGGTCGATGGAGGCAAGCTGTGTCAGCACGATGCTGTTTTGTCGATTTCCCCCATCATACCAACGAAAGACACATAAGTCGCCATCATGAATCTCAGGCTCCATAGAGTCTCCCTTGGCATGGATAACAAACAAGTCCTTACTTGCCTTGACATTGATTTTCTCTGCGTCTATCCATCCCTCAATTTCGGCATTTTCCTCGTCCTCAAACCTTCCGCAAGCGGCACGAAGTGAATAGACTGGTATGTGCGAGGTATATTGCTGTTTCTTACCTACTTGTTCTATTATCAAGGACGCATTCTCTGTATCATTACCACCGAAGAGGGACTTGACCAACTCTTCGTCACTCAGTTCACTCTGTACGAAGGCTGAATATTCAGAGAAAGCCATCTTCATCTTGCCCTTTGATTTCTTGTCAGCCTCATTTATCTCGGTAATCTTCCAAATGTCATTCTCTACCTTCAATAGCGTAGAGCAATCTTTGACGGCAAAGATGTTGCGGAAGTTTGATTTGTAATAGTCTCTAATCAAGTTGCTCAACTTCTTCCAAAGTGTATTGGTATAAGTCGTAACCGTGTTCTCCGACTTTCCTTTCTTGCGCAAATAGCCCATGTAGGCATTCTTCTGCGCCTCTTCCTCTTGGGTAAGAGTGAAGTCCTTGGAAGATACCTCTTGCTTGCTGGTATTGGTCTCAGTAGCCATGCCGAGAGGCTTGAAGGAAACTTTCGAAGAGCTGCCCATATCTACGATAAAGGAATCATCAGGTATCTGACCTATCACCCAAAATGCTGCGAAGTTACTGTATGCCGTATCTCCAAAGAGATAGAGCTTGTAGGCAGTCTTCTTGGGTACAAATACATAGCGGATGATTTTGCCAAACACCTCTCTGTCAAATTGCTTGAAGTATGGTCTGTTGTCGGTGGACAGCTTGAAGAGAGACTCGAATGTTATCATCCCCTTGTCATCGTGCGACAACAAGGCGTTTACGTAGTTAGGATAGTCAAACAAACTGTCATCAAGTTGGTAATGGTCGTATGCCATGCCAGCCACAGTAAGCACATTGGCAGTCAGTACAAAGTGCTTGATGCGAGGACACAAGTCTTTTGCCTCAGGCTTGCCACTCCCAACGGCTTGTATGTATTCAGGAAAGCACTCTTGGAAGATGTTCATATTGTCTTCCATCAGATATACATGCACGGTTCCGTTACCCGAACCACTCTTTCGATTCGGCAGCAGGATTTCGTCCTTGACAAATTCCCAGTCGGAAAAGATGGCACCTATCGGCTTCGTGTAGCCACGACTTGCCATCAGCTCATTGATTTTCTTCGATTCCATACTTCGTGATGTCTAATTGTTTGAGAAGTGCGATAAGTACATCTACCACGATGCTATTGCCTGCTTGCATATACATCGCCGTGTCTGGCACGACGATTTTAAACCAATCCTTGAATCCCATTAGGCGAAGGCATTCCCTTGGGGTGAGCTTTCTGATGCGCCCCTTGTGGGTTACGTAGTTGTCTATGCCAGCCCTGTGCATCTTGTGCATCGACTGCAACAATGGACGAGCCACCTCCAAGTCGGTCTCCACCTTGGTATGGAAGTTCTTCGTACCTGTTGACAATACGTATTGCTTCACCTTGTCAGAGAGATAATATTTTTCCTCGACATCATCCACGTCAAAGATAAACTCGTCGTATGCCTCATCGCCTTGCGCCAATGGGTGATATACGAAGTCACCATGCCAGTTGAACTCTTGGTTTCGCTTTTGGCAGAGGGCTATCTCGCCATTGATTTGCGTGTATCGCTTCTGGCGGTTCTTGTGCGAGGTGACGAACTTGATGCCTTTGTCACCAAGGAAATAGTCGGAGTCGATGGTGTCTTGCAAGAAGTCGTACATTTTGTATTTCAGTTCGATAGGCTTCGGGAAATCAAACTCTGTCTTTCTACGGAAGCCGATGCAGAACAGTCGCTCACGGTTCTGTGGTATGCCATAGTCACGGCTGTTGAGCACTTGAAAGTGAATATCATACTTCAAGTCTTCCTCGAAGGTGTTCTTGATGACCTGCCAAGTGATACCCTTGTTGTGGTTGAGCATTCCCCTCACGTTTTCGAAGATGAACACTTTGGGCTTGCACTCTTTTACGATGCGAGCGAACTCACGAAACAATGTACCTCGTGTGTCATCGAATCCCAGTCGCTTACCCACAAGCGAGAAAGCCTGGCAAGGAGCACCACCCACGAGTAAATCGACTTGGTAGCGATAAGGTCTTGCATCCAATAGGTGAACATCCGAACACCAACGGTCTTCCGTGATGTCGTAATTGGCAAAATAACTTTTCTTGCAGTTTGGCTCGATGTCGCTTGCAAACTGTATTTGTGTCTTGATGCCTAGACGCTTCAAGGCGTGCTCGATGGCTCCAATGCCACTAAACAGACTGCCCAGTCTGATGGTACAATCAGGATGAGAGAACTCTCTTTGCGTCCACATCTTGTTTCTCTTAGTCATGTCTAAAATTCCCTCCCTATTGTTTCCTTAAATTTTTCGTTTATCCTGTCGAGTACATTGCACACTACGACAAGTTTTTTGTATGGCAGCTTGCTCTTGTCTTTCTGCATAGCAACCTTCTTGACGGCATTTGCCTCTTCCTTGTCGCATATACGATTCACCAGCAACTTGATTTTGTGCCAGTCTTCATCATTTATGTTTTGGATGCGCTTGAAGAGGGCTGCGGAATTTTTCTCCTTGCTCAGTGCGCTTTGAGCCTTTCGTGAAGGTTGCTCAATGCTCTCCAGTTTGCTTTCGGAAGACACCTGTTTGCGTTTTTCGTCCTCCCCCTCTTTCTTCATATCATTGGCGATAGACTTTAAGTCGAGTGTCAGCACAAACTTCTTGGTCGCTTCCCAAGTTTTCTGAGACTTGCAATAATCCCTGAAAGTAGTACCGTTAGGTTGGGCTTCGCTCAACTTGGCATAGAGCTGTTGACTAAGATTGTTGATGAAGTTTTTCAGATTGTCAGACAATCCTTGGTTCTTCCAAATCTTATAGAGGCTCAATTTGCCATTGGTCACATAGTAGAGCATCGCCAATGTATAGATGGTGAGCTGTGCCTTCACTTGGTGATAAGCCAAGAACACAGGGTTCTTTTTCTCCATGAATCGGTAGATGATGAGCATCGCCACGAAATCCTCAAAGAAGATGTTGTCTGGCAGTATGTCCTTGTTCTCCTTGATGAAGGATTGGTAGCACTTCTGAGGTCCATTGATGGAGATGTCAGGGCGTTGCTTCCATGCCGTATAAACCTTGCCCAACACGCATTTGTCAAACTTCTGTTGGATAGGATTTTCTATCTTGAACTTGTCCTTGTCTGCCTTGGTAGCTTGTCGGCTGAGGTCTTGGTCGTACTGTCCTGTCACTCGCTCGTAATACCAGTAGGAAATCTTTCCGCTGTGGGTGGCATCAGGAGCTTTCGTGGTGCGAGACAACTCTTGTAACCTATGGTTGAAAGGATTGTTTGAGCCATAGTCGGAGGCTGTCACCTTGGTCTGCGTGTTTGAGTACTTGGTGATGAGGGGATGAAATTCCTCAATGTTGTCTTGCAAAACGACGAGCTTCATCTGCACATACACCTCGCTCAAATCTACAGAAGGATTTTCCTTCTTGGCATAATAGATGCTGGCAGTCGTTTGACCACCATTGAGTATTTGGAAGTTCTCTATGTATTTCAGTACGCCTGTCTTTTTGTCCTCGTTATACTCAGTCAATACCTCCTTTGCCGTGGCTGTCAATCCATTGTTGTAGGCAAGGAAGCGATGCGGACACTCCTTCAAGGTCTCAAAGATGCCCTTGTTGCAACCTTTCTTCCCCTTGAAGAAACGCACATTGGCTTGCAACAGGTCTGTATTATATCGCTCGTACAAGCGATACAGAAACTCGCCTGGCAGCATGGCTATGTATGTCTTGTAGTTTTCCGTAGGTGTTTGGTACTCTATGAATGGGATGCTATATTTGAAATCTCCATCATCAAGCAGGTCTATATCTACCGACATGTGGTCTATAGCCGAGTGCATGTTGCTACATAGCAAGTTGATGTCCCAGCTGTCAAAGGTAACGAGCTTGTCGCTGATTCTTTGCCCTGGAGTTTTGAGACCACGTTTGATGGAGCCGTTGGTCAAGACGAAAAGGCGCACATTGGTGATGTCCTCTTCGTTCTCGTAGATATACTTGCAAATCTTGTAATCATCAGCGGATGGTTCCATCTCGTTGCAGCGTCCTGCCACGGCAGCGTTGTAATAACCTTGCAAGCGATTGATGGCTTTCTTGTATTGGTCGGCTGAAACTGCATAGATTTCATCGTCTTGTGGTTCGTAGATGGCGTAAAACAAAGTCACAGTCTCACCACTCAGGCTGACTGAGTAACCATTGATTTCTCCCAACACGTTATTGTTGTTGTCATTTCTAATGGCGGCATAGCAAGCCTCGCCCTCGCCAAGATTCGCCTTTTCGCTCATCTTTTCGATGACGTATCGAGTGAAAGCCTGTGGTAGAGAACCCATTTCATCCATCAGCTCCGATACCTCTTCTGCTATCTCTTTGGAATAGTTTTTTATAGAATCTGCCATAAACTCTCTATATCAGTTTTATTTTCTGTATCAAATCATTATATGTGACTACTGAATCGTCGCAGATATTCAAATCCACCACATAGCTTGCATCAAGCACGCCTTGCATCACATTGATGGACGTAATCTTAGGAAACTTGTCCTCAATCTTGTATGCCTCTTCGTAGGTCATGGCGTAACTTGCCTTGTAGGAATCCTTGTCTGAATCGTTGTATCCTACATTGAGCAGCTTCGACTCAAATTCCTCCAGATAGGGAGAGCCGACCAACAAGGAGCGAATCTCGTCTATCTGCATAGGTAGCGTGTTCGTTTCTCCGTTCGACTTGGCAAACGAATAGTAGTACAAGTAAAGTTCCGCATACCCAGCATCATCGAGTTGGCGAATATTGGAAATCTTCACCAGTTTGTCTTGCTTGTGCGAACTTTTCACCTCGATGCCGATATTTTGGAATTGGAAATCCTTGTCTTCCGCATCCGCTCCTTTCCAAGCGTCAATCACCTCGCTTGTGGGGAAATTTTCGTTTAGGAGGGTCTTAATGAACTCCAGTTCACCGTATAGGCCCACTTGTTCCTCGGTGCTGAGTGTCTGCACAGGTCCACGGCTAAAGATGTTGCGCCAACTATTGATTTTCAACGTGAAGATGGAAACAGCCTCCGATTCTGCCTCCATCGGCATGGTGGCAGAGATGACATCGGCTGCAATCTTGGAGAAAGTGTCGAGAAATCTTTGGTTCAGCAATGTGACAACAATCCCCTTGGTCTCGCTCGAAAGTTTCTCCACGGCGATGTTTACGTTGTAGTATTTCTTTTGCTTGATGTCCAGCTCACGCTCCATGCTTACAGCTAATAGAAATGAAACCGTTTGGTCATTGGCACGCAGATAGATGGGAGCCTTGCTCTCATCCATCTTCATCATGGTGGATACACCCTCATCCTTCAGGTTCTCCCAAATGAGTTCTATATGTTTGATAAGTTCATTCTTTTTCATCCTCGATTAATTTGAAAGCGTTATAATTGCCTCTGTACTCATAGCGGATGGCTTCTTCGTCGGCATCCTTGATTTGTGGCAGACTGAGTACATAGGTGAACACGTCACTCTTTTTGTCGTTGAAGTCCATGTTGAAGAGTAGAAGCAAGCCGTTGGTGCTCTTTCTCACAGCCTTGGCGCAGTTGGCGTAAGGTTGTGTAGGCTTCTTTCGCTTTGTCTTTCCTTCTGCATTGTCCTTTTCCCACTTCTCTATCGACATTTGCAATGCCTTTTGATATTCCTCGTCCGTCAGGTCGAGCGATTCGTAGGTAGGACCGGAGACCGCAGCATTGTTGGCGATGTAATACTCAGAGTCGGCATTGTTTCCACGAGTGGACGCTCCTACCAACAAGCTTTCCACCCCAGTGTCGAATGCCCATTTAGCGTTGGCTCTGCTTACACTCGCCAAAACCACCGTCCAGTTCGTCAAGTTTCCCTTTGCCATCTGGCGTTGCATGTAGGCTGTCACCAAGTCTGGCTTCAACTGCTCGGTAGAGGTCTTGAATGCATTGATGAAATTTACCACTTGCTCGCCTGTGCATTTCCAAGAGTAGTGATGGGATGGCACACCGAAACGCTTGCAAAACTCGGAATGTCCAAGGCTTCCCAAGAAGTCGAGCAACGCTTGCTTGTTGGCTTCCACCACCTTTGGGTCTTTCTTCAACTTGTAAGCCTGTAGGGTGGTTTTGTTCAGCGAGAGCCAGCCACGCACCGTTGCACCAAACTTGTTTCTTGCCGTGGCTTCCAGCACTCCAGGAAATCGCATCACCTTCATGCCGTATTGCTTAGGCTTAATGCCTTGGTAGTTCATATCGTCGAAATCATCACGCATGTGCTGTGTAGCTACGGCGATATTACGAAAGTTGACAGCCGTCTCTCGCTCGATATATAGGCGACAAGCATCTATGTATCCATCACGATAGCCAAACCATCTGCCCATCTGCATCAACGTGTCGAAGGTATTGCTGGTGCGGAAGAAATAGCTCACAACCAGTCCCTCCAAAGTGATTCCACGTGCCATCGTGTTTCCGCCGATGGCTATCACGTAGAGACCATTGGAAATCTCTTGCTTGTGGTTCTCATACTTGGCATAGTCGAGGCGAGTGGTGTTCTTGTCCTCATCCTCGTCGGTAGTGGAGTGAATCACTCTCACCTCATTGCGCACCTTTGCCGCCACGGTAGGTAGCTCTGCCTTGACTGCTTCCCAAGACACCATTTTGAGCCTTGATGCCCAGTCGGGATATTCCTTGCAGATGGTCTTGTTGCTTGGAGTTATCTTGTCGGTGTATATCTTTTTCAGTTCAGCCACGAAAGAAGGGTTGTCGCCCAAGGCACTGATGCAGTCGCAATATTCATTCACCTTGATGTTGACGAGGCGATATACGTCATCTTGCTTCTTGATGTACTGCGAGGTGTTGATGAGCATCGAGCTGTGCGCCACCTTCTGACCTCTCGCCCTGCGCAAGGCAGTACTCACGAAGAAGTGCTTAATAGCTTCTATCAACGATGGAGGCAAGTCTTTCAACAGTTTCTTCTTTCTTCCTTTTACGTTCTCCTCCAAATAGTCACCCTCCTTGATGTACTCGATGATAGGCAACTCTGGCTTTTCTTCCTCGTCAACCGACGAAGGTATGCCAAACAACACGTTAGGACCGATATAGTTGCTCGGTGCTGTGAGGTTGATGATGAAATTCTTCGGGAACAGGTCGTCTTGGCAGATACGGTATTTCGCCCCATCGCTTTCCTCAATGCACTCCTTGAACTGCGGAGACTCTGGGTCAATGAAGATGTTGGCATACGGTGTGGCGGTATAGCCTACATAACAACGACGCTCGAAGAGTGAGAGGATGGCTCTTATCTTCGAGTTGATTTTGGATATGTCTTCCTTGCTGTATTCGGTGTTGATGGAGGCACTGTCTGCCTCATCGTCGATGATAAACAGCGGTATGTTTTGTATGATAGGATAACCATCGTCGGCAGGCACGCCATGCTGCGAGAACATACGAAGGATGCTGCTCAATATGGAGGAGTTCTTCTTGCAGACCATGATGGTAGGGTCTTGCGAGGTTAGTACACCGCCTATGTTAATCTTCTGCGAACCGAAATCGCCTTTCAGCTTGCTTGAAGTCAAGTTGATGACGTTGGGGTGATTCTTGTACTTGCCCACGCCGATGGCTTTTCGCAAGTTTGGGTCATCTACATCGGTGATACGACCGATAGCTCCCTTGTCGAGGCGTGATTGCGTTTGGCTTCTGAGGTCATTGTACATACCTGTCAACACCAAGATTATCTTGTAGCCTACGTCCATAGCCTTGTTAGCCAATCCCACGAAATTGCCAGTCTTACCAGACTGCACGTGTCCCACGACCAATCCTGCACGATACCAGTTGCCTTCCATACTTGGGTTGGCGAGCTTGTTGAGCATGATGTCGGTCGTACGGTCTATTTCCAAGATGGCAGGAGCTGGCAAGGTCAGGCTTTTCTTGTAGTCGTTCCAAAAGCGGAATGGACATCCGCTTCTGGCTCGGAACTCCGTCAGCCAGTCGGCACCTTCCTCCTCGTCCTGCATGATGGTGGAGGGGAGCTGGTAAATCTTTCGGTCAGCAGAAATGATGGCTACAATCTCCACCTTCTGCATATCGGGGAATAGAGGCAATAATTTTTCTGCCACATCCTCCATGTCTTGGTATGTGGGCTGCTCGGGTAATAAATGCTCGGCTATTGCACTTATTTTGTTTGCGATTTCTTCTGCCATTGTTATAAATTCAGTGTGAACTCAGCCTGTTCTTCGGCCTCTTCACGGTTCATGCCTTTTCTCATGAAGCTCTCGACGAGTTCTTGCCTGATGGCGGTCAGCTCATCGGGAGTGTCCTCATAAGGCGGTGATATTTTCTTGCTTTCGCTCTTGGAAGCCTCGAAGCTAATGCTCTCGGCTGGTATGGTTTCCGCAAGCAACTTTAGGAGTTTTCTCAACTTGGAGGCTTTCGACTTGTCCAATTCGCCGAGCAATTCCTTCACATAGGGATAGTTCTCATTGATGGAGTAATATTGCTTGCCATTCCGTTCGCTTACGCTGTTCCAAAGCGGTATGTACGCCTTGCCTTTCTTGGGTTGGAATTTCTGTTTTGTACCTCGGTAGCTGTAGGTCTCGTATGCCATTCGGCGTATCTTCTTGGCTATCTGCCCCAAGGTCTCACGCAAGTAGTCGGGCGGTGTGGCTTTGGACTTTTTGATGTCAATGTCCCAGTCGAAGTCGTAGTTGTTCGTCAAGTCCACGCAGATACGCCCCAAGTCGTAGTGGTGTTCTTGGAGCATGGCTGTGCCGTCGGGCTTTAACCCAAGCCAACCTCCTGCTGTCAGCAATCGGTCTTCCCGATAGATGTAGAAACCTTGCATCTGCGTCCATCCTCTTCTGAAACCAGCTTCCTTGTATTCGGCATCGGTGAAGTAGTTGCGGTGTGGCATCACCCATCCCTTGATTACGACATTGCCACCATACAACGATGTAGGTGGCAACTCTTTCTTTAACGAACTGTTCATGTGTGGTAGGAAGGGATTCCAAGGCTCTACTGGCACGCCGCCGATGTGAATTTCCAAACGACCGTCTTCGATGAAACGATGGAATACTAAGGAGAGATGACGGCGAAGAATGCCTTTCTTGTTGTTGAAGTTTTTCTCGGCTTTTGCGTCTTTGTCGGAAATGATTCTGTCCAGTTTCTCCCAAACCACAAGTGTACCTGATGGTAATGTGGAAACTTTGTCGATATAGGCTTGTGGTGCATCTTTGAGCAGGCACCACTTGTTGTGCTTGATGATAAAGTCCAAGTCCCAGCACCTTGCGGAAATCTTGCCTTCATGCTTCGTGATGACCGATAGTCGCTTGCACTGCGAGAAAGTGGCGGTCTTCAGTCCAAGCCCGAATCGTCCCAAGTCTTTTCTCTTTCTCTTTAGCGAGGGGGAGAAGCTGCCCAGTCGCATTGCCTCCACAAGTCGCACCTCGCTCATTCCCTCGCCGTTGTCGAGTATGTAAATCTTCGTGTCAGAGCCTTGGAATGGGCTGTCGATGTCTATGCGAGAAGCCTTGGCGGTGATGCTGTTGTCTATCAAGTCGGCAACGGCAGTTTCGAGCGTGTAGCCTATCGAGCGAAGGCTTTCCACCATCGCCCCAGGGTTGGGCTCCAAGTATTCCAAGTTTTCAATCTCTGCCATTTGTCTGAAGATTTATTCGTTATACATTTTCTTCTTGCAAGAATCGACTTGCGAGAGAGAGAGACTTTATCTATTCTCTATCAAATCCAAGCCTTGCTCCCTGTAGAATGGGAAGCGAGTATCGCTCGATACCAAAGGCAAGTGCTCGGTGATGGCTTGGCTGATGATAACGTGGTCTGATGGGTCTTTGTGTCCCATTGCCTCGTTTAGCTGTAGATGGGCGTAAGTCTTCATGTGCTCGGTCTTCAAGGGCAAGACCGTCAAGTTGTACTCGTCGACCAAGGACTGAATCATATCACTTGCCGTCTTCCAGCACTTGGAAGCCAAAACCTTGTTGTTGAACGCCACAATCATCTCACGCAATGTCTCTGCACTGATGCAGAGGATATTGTCGTAATCATCTATCAGTGCCTCGACATCGGGGCAAAGTCTGTCTGGCTCTGCTATCATGTTCATGACCACGCAGGTATCTATCAAATATCTCATCTTCTCTTAGTAGAACAAGCTTTTGTCATATACCGTTACGGTGCCTCTGTATTTCTGCATGGCGAGCCATGTCTTGCTATGCTGCTTCTCGGAGGCATTGTATGTCTCCGTGGTTTGCTTTGTTCTTTCGTTTGTATCCATAGTCTTCGTTGTTAAAACGTTTAGTCTATATTGGATGACAAAGATACGCTTTTCTTTCCGTATCTCCAAATATCTTGTTTTATTTTAACGTTTTATTAGTAATCGCCAAATGTTTTCGGAGAAAACTTACTTCCACAGCGGCTCTTCCTCCCAATGGGCAGGAAAGCCCATCAGTCGAGTGCTGACGGAAGGATGCTTTTCAAGCATAGCCTTGAAATCAGCTACAAAGGTATTCTTGGGATAGATGCTATTCAGCCAATAAGTAATACAACACAGTTGGGGAT
This is a stretch of genomic DNA from Segatella hominis. It encodes these proteins:
- a CDS encoding helix-turn-helix transcriptional regulator, which produces MESKKINELMASRGYTKPIGAIFSDWEFVKDEILLPNRKSGSGNGTVHVYLMEDNMNIFQECFPEYIQAVGSGKPEAKDLCPRIKHFVLTANVLTVAGMAYDHYQLDDSLFDYPNYVNALLSHDDKGMITFESLFKLSTDNRPYFKQFDREVFGKIIRYVFVPKKTAYKLYLFGDTAYSNFAAFWVIGQIPDDSFIVDMGSSSKVSFKPLGMATETNTSKQEVSSKDFTLTQEEEAQKNAYMGYLRKKGKSENTVTTYTNTLWKKLSNLIRDYYKSNFRNIFAVKDCSTLLKVENDIWKITEINEADKKSKGKMKMAFSEYSAFVQSELSDEELVKSLFGGNDTENASLIIEQVGKKQQYTSHIPVYSLRAACGRFEDEENAEIEGWIDAEKINVKASKDLFVIHAKGDSMEPEIHDGDLCVFRWYDGGNRQNSIVLTQLASIDPDYDGLYTIKKYHCENSFNPYGRSQNAKVELRSLNPKYKTITLTAADENESKTIGIFLKTL
- a CDS encoding DNA cytosine methyltransferase → MTKRNKMWTQREFSHPDCTIRLGSLFSGIGAIEHALKRLGIKTQIQFASDIEPNCKKSYFANYDITEDRWCSDVHLLDARPYRYQVDLLVGGAPCQAFSLVGKRLGFDDTRGTLFREFARIVKECKPKVFIFENVRGMLNHNKGITWQVIKNTFEEDLKYDIHFQVLNSRDYGIPQNRERLFCIGFRRKTEFDFPKPIELKYKMYDFLQDTIDSDYFLGDKGIKFVTSHKNRQKRYTQINGEIALCQKRNQEFNWHGDFVYHPLAQGDEAYDEFIFDVDDVEEKYYLSDKVKQYVLSTGTKNFHTKVETDLEVARPLLQSMHKMHRAGIDNYVTHKGRIRKLTPRECLRLMGFKDWFKIVVPDTAMYMQAGNSIVVDVLIALLKQLDITKYGIEENQ
- a CDS encoding AIPR family protein, which gives rise to MADSIKNYSKEIAEEVSELMDEMGSLPQAFTRYVIEKMSEKANLGEGEACYAAIRNDNNNNVLGEINGYSVSLSGETVTLFYAIYEPQDDEIYAVSADQYKKAINRLQGYYNAAVAGRCNEMEPSADDYKICKYIYENEEDITNVRLFVLTNGSIKRGLKTPGQRISDKLVTFDSWDINLLCSNMHSAIDHMSVDIDLLDDGDFKYSIPFIEYQTPTENYKTYIAMLPGEFLYRLYERYNTDLLQANVRFFKGKKGCNKGIFETLKECPHRFLAYNNGLTATAKEVLTEYNEDKKTGVLKYIENFQILNGGQTTASIYYAKKENPSVDLSEVYVQMKLVVLQDNIEEFHPLITKYSNTQTKVTASDYGSNNPFNHRLQELSRTTKAPDATHSGKISYWYYERVTGQYDQDLSRQATKADKDKFKIENPIQQKFDKCVLGKVYTAWKQRPDISINGPQKCYQSFIKENKDILPDNIFFEDFVAMLIIYRFMEKKNPVFLAYHQVKAQLTIYTLAMLYYVTNGKLSLYKIWKNQGLSDNLKNFINNLSQQLYAKLSEAQPNGTTFRDYCKSQKTWEATKKFVLTLDLKSIANDMKKEGEDEKRKQVSSESKLESIEQPSRKAQSALSKEKNSAALFKRIQNINDEDWHKIKLLVNRICDKEEANAVKKVAMQKDKSKLPYKKLVVVCNVLDRINEKFKETIGREF
- a CDS encoding PD-(D/E)XK motif protein, which encodes MKKNELIKHIELIWENLKDEGVSTMMKMDESKAPIYLRANDQTVSFLLAVSMERELDIKQKKYYNVNIAVEKLSSETKGIVVTLLNQRFLDTFSKIAADVISATMPMEAESEAVSIFTLKINSWRNIFSRGPVQTLSTEEQVGLYGELEFIKTLLNENFPTSEVIDAWKGADAEDKDFQFQNIGIEVKSSHKQDKLVKISNIRQLDDAGYAELYLYYYSFAKSNGETNTLPMQIDEIRSLLVGSPYLEEFESKLLNVGYNDSDKDSYKASYAMTYEEAYKIEDKFPKITSINVMQGVLDASYVVDLNICDDSVVTYNDLIQKIKLI
- a CDS encoding Z1 domain-containing protein — its product is MAEEIANKISAIAEHLLPEQPTYQDMEDVAEKLLPLFPDMQKVEIVAIISADRKIYQLPSTIMQDEEEGADWLTEFRARSGCPFRFWNDYKKSLTLPAPAILEIDRTTDIMLNKLANPSMEGNWYRAGLVVGHVQSGKTGNFVGLANKAMDVGYKIILVLTGMYNDLRSQTQSRLDKGAIGRITDVDDPNLRKAIGVGKYKNHPNVINLTSSKLKGDFGSQKINIGGVLTSQDPTIMVCKKNSSILSSILRMFSQHGVPADDGYPIIQNIPLFIIDDEADSASINTEYSKEDISKINSKIRAILSLFERRCYVGYTATPYANIFIDPESPQFKECIEESDGAKYRICQDDLFPKNFIINLTAPSNYIGPNVLFGIPSSVDEEEKPELPIIEYIKEGDYLEENVKGRKKKLLKDLPPSLIEAIKHFFVSTALRRARGQKVAHSSMLINTSQYIKKQDDVYRLVNIKVNEYCDCISALGDNPSFVAELKKIYTDKITPSNKTICKEYPDWASRLKMVSWEAVKAELPTVAAKVRNEVRVIHSTTDEDEDKNTTRLDYAKYENHKQEISNGLYVIAIGGNTMARGITLEGLVVSYFFRTSNTFDTLMQMGRWFGYRDGYIDACRLYIERETAVNFRNIAVATQHMRDDFDDMNYQGIKPKQYGMKVMRFPGVLEATARNKFGATVRGWLSLNKTTLQAYKLKKDPKVVEANKQALLDFLGSLGHSEFCKRFGVPSHHYSWKCTGEQVVNFINAFKTSTEQLKPDLVTAYMQRQMAKGNLTNWTVVLASVSRANAKWAFDTGVESLLVGASTRGNNADSEYYIANNAAVSGPTYESLDLTDEEYQKALQMSIEKWEKDNAEGKTKRKKPTQPYANCAKAVRKSTNGLLLLFNMDFNDKKSDVFTYVLSLPQIKDADEEAIRYEYRGNYNAFKLIEDEKE
- a CDS encoding ATP-binding protein is translated as MAEIENLEYLEPNPGAMVESLRSIGYTLETAVADLIDNSITAKASRIDIDSPFQGSDTKIYILDNGEGMSEVRLVEAMRLGSFSPSLKRKRKDLGRFGLGLKTATFSQCKRLSVITKHEGKISARCWDLDFIIKHNKWCLLKDAPQAYIDKVSTLPSGTLVVWEKLDRIISDKDAKAEKNFNNKKGILRRHLSLVFHRFIEDGRLEIHIGGVPVEPWNPFLPHMNSSLKKELPPTSLYGGNVVIKGWVMPHRNYFTDAEYKEAGFRRGWTQMQGFYIYREDRLLTAGGWLGLKPDGTAMLQEHHYDLGRICVDLTNNYDFDWDIDIKKSKATPPDYLRETLGQIAKKIRRMAYETYSYRGTKQKFQPKKGKAYIPLWNSVSERNGKQYYSINENYPYVKELLGELDKSKASKLRKLLKLLAETIPAESISFEASKSESKKISPPYEDTPDELTAIRQELVESFMRKGMNREEAEEQAEFTLNL
- a CDS encoding type II toxin-antitoxin system VapC family toxin, translated to MRYLIDTCVVMNMIAEPDRLCPDVEALIDDYDNILCISAETLREMIVAFNNKVLASKCWKTASDMIQSLVDEYNLTVLPLKTEHMKTYAHLQLNEAMGHKDPSDHVIISQAITEHLPLVSSDTRFPFYREQGLDLIENR